From a region of the Pleuronectes platessa chromosome 22, fPlePla1.1, whole genome shotgun sequence genome:
- the itih2 gene encoding inter-alpha-trypsin inhibitor heavy chain H2 isoform X1: protein MRRLLLLLLGLLLLHQGHCFEFVIDGEWEDDSQSDVEVPPGRHKRAVLTSEEQEDFEAIRGDDITVKSYKMESRITSRFAHTTVRSSVVNSASAAQSIGFNVQIPKRAFITNFTMNVNGIIFVGSVKEKTVARNLYAQARARGKAAGIVRANSQDMETFKTEVHVPPGSHIEFELHYQEMMTRRLGFYEHTLYLQPGRLVPQFQVDVYIYEPKGISTVESPNTLGSQFSDDIKVTSSKDKAHVVFKPSLQQQRKCENCSGSAVDGVFTVKYDVTRDGNAGELQVSDGHFVHFFAPSNMSPLPKNIVFVIDVSGSMWGVKMKQTVEAMQAILDDLTIDDHFSIVDFNHNVRCWNEELVHGSSIQVTDAKKYIQNIKPNGGTNINEALMRAVQMLVRASNQGMIDPRSVSMIILVSDGDPTVGEIKLSTIQKNVKRVMREEFSLFSLGIGFDVDYDFLERIALENRGMAQRIYANHDAAEQLRAFYSQVSSPLLRRIDIQFPEDAVSDVTQNRFDKYFSGSELVVAGKVLPSESDTLTSFTTAAAARLDITLETEADTAQLDVELSKQQHSFTGFARQMWAYITVKQLISERSLAPTAVKKRKITQQIMALAVEHQFVTPLTALLVESEDATERLLADSPRDPKHGCCSGMGGGPPSNGRTPVPIVYQRPPWVQVSTLAPPMQVEKGELEWSLPLPLPQSLPPRINIVDNDPHFIVHLPTSNMDVCFNIDSKPGHILNLVSDAGAGLVVNGQLIGSKKLHKNHLSTYFGLISVYYQPDGLSVTIGTDGISMTDGSNNHTFTWGATAEISQDGVRISIVKNSHVTVTVNNDIQVMVLLHRVWKKNPVGVDFLGIYIPNTNQYSPLVHGLIGQFSREPEVSVHDVHEGVDPLKKEATMEVKGNQLLVTRGWQKDYRRDKRRGSNIYCWFIHNSGKGFIDGHYTDYIVPNLHSFLQTP from the exons ATGAggcgtctgctgctgctgctcctggggctgctgctgctccaccaggGCCACTGCTTTGAGTTTGTGATCGATGGAGAATGGGAGGACGACTCA cagtCAGATGTGGAGGTTCCTCCGGGGAGACACAAG agagcCGTCCTGACCAGCGAGGAGCAGGAAGACTTTGAA gccatCCGTGGAGATGACATCACCGTCAAGAGCTACAAGATGGAGAGCCGCATCACGTCCCGCTTCGCCCACACCACCGTCAGGAGCTCCGTGGTCAACTCGGCCTCCGCGGCCCAGAGCATCGGCTTCAACGTGCAGATCCCCAAACGGGCCTTCATCACCAACTTCACCat gaacGTGAACGGGATCATCTTCGTGGGTTCGGTGAAGGAGAAGACAGTCGCCAGGAACCTGTACGCTCAGGCCCGAGCCCGAGGCAAGGCAGCAGGGATCGTCAG GGCCAATTCCCAGGACATGGAGACCTTCAAGACAGAGGTCCACGTTCCTCCAGGCAGCCACATCGAGTTTGAGCTCCACTACCAGGAGATGATGACGAGGAGGCTGGGCTTCTACGAGCACACACTGTACCTGCAGCCCGGCCGGCTGGTGCCTCAGTTCCAG GTGGACGTGTACATCTACGAGCCGAAGGGAATTTCCACGGTGGAATCACCCAACACGCTCGGCTCACAGTTCTCAGACGACATCAAAGTGACGTCCAGCAAAGACAAG GCTCACGTCGTCTTCAAGCCgagcctgcagcagcagaggaagtgtGAGAACTGCAGCGGCAGCGCAGTCGACGGCGTCTTCACCGTGAAATACGACGTGACCAGAGACGGAAACGCCGGAGAGCTGCAGGTCTCCGACGGCCATTTTGTCCACTTCTTCGCCCCGTCCAACATGTCCCCGCTCCCCAAGAACATCGTGTTCGTCATCGACGTCAGCGGCTCCATGTGGGGCGTGAAGATGAAGCAG ACGGTGGAGGCCATGCAGGCCATTCTGGACGACTTGACGATAGACGACCACTTCAGCATCGTGGACTTCAACCACAACGTGCGCTGCTGGAACGAGGAGCTGGTGCACGGCTCGTCCATCCAGGTCACCGACGCCAAGAAGTACATCCAGAACATCAAGCCCAACGGAG gcACCAACATCAACGAGGCCCTGATGAGAGCGGTTCAGATGCTGGTGCGGGCGTCCAACCAGGGGATGATCGACCCGCGCTCCGTCTCCATGATCATCCTGGTGTCGGACGGGGATCCCACCGTGG gaGAAATCAAGCTCAGCACCATCCAGAAGAACGTGAAGCGAGTGATGAGGGAGGAGTTCTCTCTCTTCTCGCTCGGCATCGGCTTCGACGTGGACTACGACTTCCTGGAGCGCATCGCCCTGGAGAACCGGGGCATGGCCCAGAGGATCTACGCCAACCACGACGCCGCCGAGCAGCTGCGG gcgTTCTACAGCCAGGTCTCCTCCCCCCTGCTGAGGAGAATCGACATCCAGTTCCCGGAGGACGCCGTGTCCGACGTCACCCAGAACCGCTTCGATAAGTACTTCAGCGGCTCGGAGCTGGTGGTGGCCGGGAAGGTGCTGCCGTCCGAGAGCGACACGCTGACCAGCTTCACCACGGCCGCAGCT GCCCGGCTGGACATCACGCTGGAGACGGAGGCCGACACGGCGCAGCTGGACGTGGAGCTGTCCAAGCAGCAGCACTCGTTCACGGGCTTCGCCAGGCAGATGTGGGCCTACATCACCGTCaagcagctgatctcagagAG gtcTCTGGCTCCCACCGCCGTCAAGAAGAGGAAGATCACCCAGCAGATCATGGCTCTGGCCGTGGAGCATCAGTTCGTGACGCCGCTCACCGCCCTGCTGGTGGAGAGCGAGGACGCCACGGAGCGGCTGCTGGCCGACTCCCCGAGGGACCCCAAGCACGGCTGCTGCTCAG GAATGGGAGGAGGCCCACCGTCCAATGGTCGCACTCCAGTGCCGATCGTCTACCAGCGCCCACCCTGGGTCCAGGTGAGCACTCTGGCCCCCCCGATGCAGGTTGAGAAGGGTGAACTGGAGTGGagtctgcctctgcctctgcctcagtCTCTGCCTCCGCGTATCAACatag TGGACAACGACCCTCACTTCATCGTCCACCTGCCCACGAGCAACATGGACGTCTGCTTCAACATCGACTCCAAACCCGGTCACATCCTCAACCTGGTGTCCGACGCCGGAGCAG GCCTGGTGGTGAACGGTCAGTTGATCGGCTCCAAGAAGCTTCACAAGAACCACCTCAGCACGTACTTCGGCCTCATCTCCGTGTACTACCAGCCGGACGGGCTCAGTGTGACCATCGGCACCGACGGCATCTCCATGACCGACGGCAGCAACAACCACACGTTCACCTGGGGCGCCACGGCCGAGATCTCACAGGACGG ggtgaGGATTTCCATCGTGAAGAACTCGCACGTCACCGTCACAGTGAACAACGACATCCAGGTGATGGTGTTGCTGCACCGCGTGTGGAAGAAGAACCCCGTCGGCGTGGACTTCCTGGGGATCTACATCCCCAACACCAACCAGTACTCGCCACTGGTGCACGGCCTCATCG gTCAGTTCTCCAGAGAGCCTGAAGTGAGCGTGCACGATGTCCACGAGGGAGTCGACCCTCTGAAGAAGGAGGCCACGATGGAGGTGAAGGGCAACCAGCTGCTGGTCACCAG gggCTGGCAGAAGGACTACAGGCGTGACAAGCGACGCGGCTCTAACATTTACTGCTGGTTCATCCACAACAGCGGGAAGGGCTTCATCGACGGCCACTACACCGACTACATCGTGCCGAACCTCCACAGCTTCCTTCAGACGCCCTGA
- the itih2 gene encoding inter-alpha-trypsin inhibitor heavy chain H2 isoform X2, which translates to MRRLLLLLLGLLLLHQGHCFEFVIDGEWEDDSSDVEVPPGRHKRAVLTSEEQEDFEAIRGDDITVKSYKMESRITSRFAHTTVRSSVVNSASAAQSIGFNVQIPKRAFITNFTMNVNGIIFVGSVKEKTVARNLYAQARARGKAAGIVRANSQDMETFKTEVHVPPGSHIEFELHYQEMMTRRLGFYEHTLYLQPGRLVPQFQVDVYIYEPKGISTVESPNTLGSQFSDDIKVTSSKDKAHVVFKPSLQQQRKCENCSGSAVDGVFTVKYDVTRDGNAGELQVSDGHFVHFFAPSNMSPLPKNIVFVIDVSGSMWGVKMKQTVEAMQAILDDLTIDDHFSIVDFNHNVRCWNEELVHGSSIQVTDAKKYIQNIKPNGGTNINEALMRAVQMLVRASNQGMIDPRSVSMIILVSDGDPTVGEIKLSTIQKNVKRVMREEFSLFSLGIGFDVDYDFLERIALENRGMAQRIYANHDAAEQLRAFYSQVSSPLLRRIDIQFPEDAVSDVTQNRFDKYFSGSELVVAGKVLPSESDTLTSFTTAAAARLDITLETEADTAQLDVELSKQQHSFTGFARQMWAYITVKQLISERSLAPTAVKKRKITQQIMALAVEHQFVTPLTALLVESEDATERLLADSPRDPKHGCCSGMGGGPPSNGRTPVPIVYQRPPWVQVSTLAPPMQVEKGELEWSLPLPLPQSLPPRINIVDNDPHFIVHLPTSNMDVCFNIDSKPGHILNLVSDAGAGLVVNGQLIGSKKLHKNHLSTYFGLISVYYQPDGLSVTIGTDGISMTDGSNNHTFTWGATAEISQDGVRISIVKNSHVTVTVNNDIQVMVLLHRVWKKNPVGVDFLGIYIPNTNQYSPLVHGLIGQFSREPEVSVHDVHEGVDPLKKEATMEVKGNQLLVTRGWQKDYRRDKRRGSNIYCWFIHNSGKGFIDGHYTDYIVPNLHSFLQTP; encoded by the exons ATGAggcgtctgctgctgctgctcctggggctgctgctgctccaccaggGCCACTGCTTTGAGTTTGTGATCGATGGAGAATGGGAGGACGACTCA tCAGATGTGGAGGTTCCTCCGGGGAGACACAAG agagcCGTCCTGACCAGCGAGGAGCAGGAAGACTTTGAA gccatCCGTGGAGATGACATCACCGTCAAGAGCTACAAGATGGAGAGCCGCATCACGTCCCGCTTCGCCCACACCACCGTCAGGAGCTCCGTGGTCAACTCGGCCTCCGCGGCCCAGAGCATCGGCTTCAACGTGCAGATCCCCAAACGGGCCTTCATCACCAACTTCACCat gaacGTGAACGGGATCATCTTCGTGGGTTCGGTGAAGGAGAAGACAGTCGCCAGGAACCTGTACGCTCAGGCCCGAGCCCGAGGCAAGGCAGCAGGGATCGTCAG GGCCAATTCCCAGGACATGGAGACCTTCAAGACAGAGGTCCACGTTCCTCCAGGCAGCCACATCGAGTTTGAGCTCCACTACCAGGAGATGATGACGAGGAGGCTGGGCTTCTACGAGCACACACTGTACCTGCAGCCCGGCCGGCTGGTGCCTCAGTTCCAG GTGGACGTGTACATCTACGAGCCGAAGGGAATTTCCACGGTGGAATCACCCAACACGCTCGGCTCACAGTTCTCAGACGACATCAAAGTGACGTCCAGCAAAGACAAG GCTCACGTCGTCTTCAAGCCgagcctgcagcagcagaggaagtgtGAGAACTGCAGCGGCAGCGCAGTCGACGGCGTCTTCACCGTGAAATACGACGTGACCAGAGACGGAAACGCCGGAGAGCTGCAGGTCTCCGACGGCCATTTTGTCCACTTCTTCGCCCCGTCCAACATGTCCCCGCTCCCCAAGAACATCGTGTTCGTCATCGACGTCAGCGGCTCCATGTGGGGCGTGAAGATGAAGCAG ACGGTGGAGGCCATGCAGGCCATTCTGGACGACTTGACGATAGACGACCACTTCAGCATCGTGGACTTCAACCACAACGTGCGCTGCTGGAACGAGGAGCTGGTGCACGGCTCGTCCATCCAGGTCACCGACGCCAAGAAGTACATCCAGAACATCAAGCCCAACGGAG gcACCAACATCAACGAGGCCCTGATGAGAGCGGTTCAGATGCTGGTGCGGGCGTCCAACCAGGGGATGATCGACCCGCGCTCCGTCTCCATGATCATCCTGGTGTCGGACGGGGATCCCACCGTGG gaGAAATCAAGCTCAGCACCATCCAGAAGAACGTGAAGCGAGTGATGAGGGAGGAGTTCTCTCTCTTCTCGCTCGGCATCGGCTTCGACGTGGACTACGACTTCCTGGAGCGCATCGCCCTGGAGAACCGGGGCATGGCCCAGAGGATCTACGCCAACCACGACGCCGCCGAGCAGCTGCGG gcgTTCTACAGCCAGGTCTCCTCCCCCCTGCTGAGGAGAATCGACATCCAGTTCCCGGAGGACGCCGTGTCCGACGTCACCCAGAACCGCTTCGATAAGTACTTCAGCGGCTCGGAGCTGGTGGTGGCCGGGAAGGTGCTGCCGTCCGAGAGCGACACGCTGACCAGCTTCACCACGGCCGCAGCT GCCCGGCTGGACATCACGCTGGAGACGGAGGCCGACACGGCGCAGCTGGACGTGGAGCTGTCCAAGCAGCAGCACTCGTTCACGGGCTTCGCCAGGCAGATGTGGGCCTACATCACCGTCaagcagctgatctcagagAG gtcTCTGGCTCCCACCGCCGTCAAGAAGAGGAAGATCACCCAGCAGATCATGGCTCTGGCCGTGGAGCATCAGTTCGTGACGCCGCTCACCGCCCTGCTGGTGGAGAGCGAGGACGCCACGGAGCGGCTGCTGGCCGACTCCCCGAGGGACCCCAAGCACGGCTGCTGCTCAG GAATGGGAGGAGGCCCACCGTCCAATGGTCGCACTCCAGTGCCGATCGTCTACCAGCGCCCACCCTGGGTCCAGGTGAGCACTCTGGCCCCCCCGATGCAGGTTGAGAAGGGTGAACTGGAGTGGagtctgcctctgcctctgcctcagtCTCTGCCTCCGCGTATCAACatag TGGACAACGACCCTCACTTCATCGTCCACCTGCCCACGAGCAACATGGACGTCTGCTTCAACATCGACTCCAAACCCGGTCACATCCTCAACCTGGTGTCCGACGCCGGAGCAG GCCTGGTGGTGAACGGTCAGTTGATCGGCTCCAAGAAGCTTCACAAGAACCACCTCAGCACGTACTTCGGCCTCATCTCCGTGTACTACCAGCCGGACGGGCTCAGTGTGACCATCGGCACCGACGGCATCTCCATGACCGACGGCAGCAACAACCACACGTTCACCTGGGGCGCCACGGCCGAGATCTCACAGGACGG ggtgaGGATTTCCATCGTGAAGAACTCGCACGTCACCGTCACAGTGAACAACGACATCCAGGTGATGGTGTTGCTGCACCGCGTGTGGAAGAAGAACCCCGTCGGCGTGGACTTCCTGGGGATCTACATCCCCAACACCAACCAGTACTCGCCACTGGTGCACGGCCTCATCG gTCAGTTCTCCAGAGAGCCTGAAGTGAGCGTGCACGATGTCCACGAGGGAGTCGACCCTCTGAAGAAGGAGGCCACGATGGAGGTGAAGGGCAACCAGCTGCTGGTCACCAG gggCTGGCAGAAGGACTACAGGCGTGACAAGCGACGCGGCTCTAACATTTACTGCTGGTTCATCCACAACAGCGGGAAGGGCTTCATCGACGGCCACTACACCGACTACATCGTGCCGAACCTCCACAGCTTCCTTCAGACGCCCTGA